In Acidianus brierleyi, one genomic interval encodes:
- the pyrD gene encoding dihydroorotate dehydrogenase PyrD: protein MINLGTLNFNDPIIIPSGIIPDVKKVIQDICTKYKPSAITTKTLTKNPLSPHNPPTILKFHDNCYINAIGLGNPGMTFINDLHIGCKLFISIGGKSVQEIKEVAEFAQNKADLLEINISSPNRKGYGASLANDVYKIVKDVKGSVSKPVFVKLGPWDNILEIAGKALEAGADGLTLINTLKGLLIDVESLEPILTYETGGISGKCIYPLSLRIISEVYKEYEPSIIGVGGVFSYKEVIGLMSVGAKLVGIGTAIIDKGYDIINEIRRDLDLYLNQKGLKLEDIIGKAVKR from the coding sequence TTGATAAATCTGGGAACACTTAATTTTAATGACCCTATAATAATACCGTCTGGTATTATACCGGATGTAAAAAAAGTCATTCAAGATATATGTACAAAATATAAACCGAGCGCGATAACTACAAAAACACTAACAAAGAATCCTTTAAGTCCTCATAATCCTCCCACAATATTAAAATTTCACGATAATTGCTATATTAATGCTATAGGATTAGGAAATCCTGGAATGACGTTTATTAATGATCTTCATATAGGATGTAAATTGTTTATAAGTATAGGAGGCAAATCTGTTCAAGAAATAAAAGAAGTTGCAGAATTTGCTCAAAATAAAGCCGATCTTCTAGAAATAAATATTAGTAGCCCAAACAGAAAGGGATACGGTGCTTCTTTAGCTAACGATGTTTATAAAATAGTAAAGGATGTTAAAGGAAGTGTATCTAAACCAGTTTTTGTAAAGTTAGGTCCTTGGGATAATATATTGGAAATTGCCGGTAAGGCATTAGAAGCAGGAGCTGATGGATTAACATTAATAAATACTCTTAAGGGACTTCTTATAGACGTTGAATCATTAGAACCTATATTAACATATGAAACTGGAGGAATATCGGGTAAGTGTATATATCCTTTAAGTCTTAGAATAATCTCCGAAGTTTATAAAGAATATGAACCATCAATAATAGGAGTAGGAGGAGTATTCTCATATAAAGAAGTTATAGGGCTAATGAGTGTAGGGGCTAAACTTGTAGGTATTGGAACCGCAATAATAGACAAAGGATATGATATAATAAACGAGATAAGGAGAGATCTTGATCTTTATTTAAATCAAAAGGGATTAAAGTTAGAAGATATAATAGGTAAAGCAGTGAAAAGATGA
- a CDS encoding MarC family protein: protein MELSQTLVIAVKLFAIMDPFSIIPYILAMFEEFSQNDPKVTWRFLVNKVEIAVIVLLLLFSIIGKPMLDFLGIKPVSLEIGGGIILIYLGIDTMGGFQQLRFMSKSITEAVVTPIATPLIVGPGTMTALVSLSVTFNVFYLIIGSLISAFLVYVVLMMGPLLIKALGRTGTVAAGRFTAIIIAAFGVQLILEGISQINL, encoded by the coding sequence ATGGAATTATCTCAAACATTAGTAATTGCCGTTAAGCTTTTTGCAATAATGGATCCATTTTCAATAATACCATATATTCTTGCAATGTTTGAAGAATTTAGTCAAAACGATCCAAAAGTAACTTGGCGGTTTTTAGTCAATAAAGTAGAAATTGCAGTAATAGTACTCTTACTACTTTTTTCAATAATAGGAAAACCTATGCTAGATTTTTTAGGTATAAAACCGGTTTCTCTAGAAATAGGAGGAGGTATTATATTAATTTATCTAGGTATAGACACGATGGGTGGCTTTCAACAGCTAAGGTTTATGTCTAAGAGCATTACAGAAGCTGTAGTAACTCCTATAGCCACTCCACTTATTGTAGGCCCAGGTACAATGACTGCATTAGTCTCTTTGTCAGTAACCTTTAATGTTTTTTATCTCATCATAGGAAGTTTGATATCAGCATTTTTGGTTTATGTAGTATTGATGATGGGACCTCTTTTAATTAAGGCCCTAGGAAGAACTGGTACTGTGGCTGCAGGAAGATTTACCGCAATTATAATTGCTGCTTTTGGTGTTCAGCTAATTCTAGAAGGTATATCTCAAATTAACTTATAA
- a CDS encoding Lrp/AsnC family transcriptional regulator has product MSNNKKKIDMDAIDRRLLIELLRDARTSLRRLSEEMNVSPATLHNRLTRLVQEGMIRGFTALVDYTKLGYSLSAVIMAKVDGKHLVEFEREIANTDNIVAVYDVVGEYDVVLIAKFKNVEDLDNFLKQLLKNPKVERTYTSIVLNTVKEDPRVRV; this is encoded by the coding sequence ATGTCTAATAATAAGAAAAAAATAGACATGGATGCGATAGATAGAAGATTACTAATTGAATTGTTAAGAGATGCTAGAACAAGTTTAAGGAGACTCTCTGAAGAAATGAATGTATCACCGGCTACGTTACATAATAGATTAACTAGATTAGTACAAGAAGGAATGATAAGAGGATTCACTGCGCTTGTTGACTATACAAAGTTAGGCTATTCTTTATCCGCAGTAATTATGGCAAAAGTTGATGGAAAACATTTAGTAGAATTTGAAAGAGAAATAGCTAATACTGATAATATAGTAGCAGTATATGATGTAGTAGGAGAATACGATGTAGTACTAATAGCTAAATTCAAAAACGTGGAGGATTTGGATAATTTCTTAAAACAATTACTCAAAAATCCTAAAGTTGAAAGAACTTATACAAGTATAGTTTTAAACACAGTAAAAGAAGATCCTAGAGTTAGAGTTTAA
- a CDS encoding RPA12/RPB9/RPC11 RNA polymerase family protein has protein sequence MQFCPKCGGMMIPVKKDGKEVLRCTKCGYEKEMDNKAKKAYEIKESKGKSNKVLTTSIVSDKSGRKRDEDEWEQEREEYYKEIGLELLRDELEGSEENDED, from the coding sequence TTGCAGTTCTGTCCTAAGTGTGGAGGAATGATGATACCAGTGAAAAAAGATGGCAAAGAGGTGCTAAGATGTACTAAATGTGGATATGAAAAAGAGATGGATAATAAGGCCAAAAAAGCTTACGAAATTAAAGAAAGTAAAGGAAAATCTAACAAAGTTCTAACTACATCCATAGTTAGTGATAAATCTGGAAGAAAGAGAGACGAAGACGAATGGGAACAAGAAAGAGAAGAATATTATAAAGAAATAGGTTTAGAACTATTAAGAGACGAATTAGAAGGTTCAGAAGAAAACGATGAAGACTAA
- a CDS encoding B12-binding domain-containing radical SAM protein translates to MTQFDFILTTDRCLMTDHHHKEFLGFLGTGPAVGLPESVWKWLACPKMKVDELGRPLEAPYGMRKIEAKLIDEGFNAAIIDPDYIDKYLNNAKALMFSHHDYFAFGPPSSTWWGITKKEPINYKSFQALINKPEISEAKKKGMKIIVGGPSTWQWLWREDMIEKLGVDTLVDGEGEKVIVKLAQSIIDGEPLPRYVYVSGDDVPDLEDIPDIKGASVNGLVEIMRGCARSCRFCSVTLRPTRYYPLDKIERELQVNVKAGIHSGVIHSDDVLFYGAVGILPRPEPLIKLHKLVKKYYKTIAWSHASLAAIRYSQEKYGLISKLSEIIYGEGNQKYLGVEVGIETGSVKLAKEIMPAKSAPYKPESYPETVEEAFKIMHENHIIPAGTMIIGLPEETEEDVYKTIELVDNLRSYRSILVPMFFVPMGYFKNKDWFTKIKLNDAHIELYKRVFWHDVYWAEDIINKFYIEGPIYYPVRIALKMFLFAAKRKMKKVEAWLETQMKK, encoded by the coding sequence ATGACGCAGTTTGATTTTATTTTAACTACTGATAGATGTTTAATGACTGATCACCATCATAAGGAGTTTTTAGGATTTTTAGGTACTGGACCTGCTGTTGGATTGCCAGAATCTGTATGGAAATGGTTAGCATGCCCAAAGATGAAAGTGGACGAGCTAGGAAGACCTTTAGAGGCTCCTTATGGCATGAGAAAAATAGAAGCGAAACTTATAGATGAGGGTTTTAATGCAGCAATAATAGATCCAGATTATATAGATAAGTACCTTAATAATGCAAAAGCTCTAATGTTTTCTCACCATGATTATTTTGCTTTTGGTCCACCTTCTTCTACATGGTGGGGAATTACAAAAAAAGAGCCTATAAACTATAAAAGTTTTCAAGCACTTATAAACAAGCCAGAGATCTCGGAAGCTAAGAAAAAAGGCATGAAAATAATAGTAGGTGGACCTTCTACGTGGCAATGGCTATGGAGAGAAGACATGATTGAAAAATTAGGTGTTGATACTTTAGTAGATGGAGAAGGCGAAAAGGTAATAGTAAAACTTGCTCAGTCTATTATAGACGGCGAGCCTTTGCCTAGATATGTATATGTTAGTGGAGATGATGTTCCTGACCTAGAAGATATTCCAGATATAAAAGGCGCAAGTGTTAACGGTTTAGTAGAAATAATGAGAGGATGCGCTAGATCTTGCAGATTTTGTTCGGTAACATTAAGACCAACTAGATATTATCCATTAGATAAAATAGAAAGGGAGCTTCAAGTAAATGTAAAGGCAGGCATTCATAGTGGAGTTATACATAGCGATGATGTGCTATTTTATGGAGCAGTAGGTATATTACCTAGGCCCGAACCATTAATAAAATTACATAAACTAGTTAAGAAATACTATAAGACAATAGCATGGAGTCACGCAAGCTTAGCAGCCATAAGATATTCTCAAGAGAAATATGGGTTAATAAGTAAACTTTCCGAAATAATATACGGAGAAGGTAATCAGAAATATTTGGGAGTAGAAGTAGGTATAGAAACTGGTTCGGTAAAACTAGCTAAGGAAATAATGCCTGCTAAATCGGCCCCATATAAACCAGAAAGTTATCCTGAAACAGTAGAAGAGGCATTTAAGATAATGCATGAAAACCATATAATACCAGCTGGTACTATGATAATTGGACTTCCGGAAGAAACAGAAGAAGATGTATATAAAACAATAGAATTAGTAGATAATTTAAGATCATATAGAAGTATACTAGTTCCTATGTTCTTCGTCCCAATGGGGTACTTTAAGAATAAGGATTGGTTTACTAAAATTAAGTTAAACGATGCCCATATAGAGCTATATAAAAGAGTATTTTGGCATGATGTTTATTGGGCAGAAGACATAATAAATAAGTTCTATATTGAAGGTCCTATATACTACCCAGTAAGAATAGCTTTAAAAATGTTCTTATTTGCTGCTAAAAGAAAAATGAAAAAAGTAGAAGCGTGGCTAGAGACTCAAATGAAGAAATAA
- the serS gene encoding serine--tRNA ligase — MSWSLLELIRTKPEELIANLKRRYIDPSVVNKAVELDKKWREILQQVEKLRHEHNVITQQIPRLPPEERKKKIKEAKELLAQLQQKEKELKEIEQERDEVLKNLPNIVTEDVPQGPDDTYSVPIKFWGKFRVYEKDVDEFKKQLNGASVEYETIQWKPIGHADMLENVLKLGNTIKASEVTGSRFYYLFNDIVWLDFSLLFYAIDTLTSKGYTLVLPPYMLRGEIIYSVIDMDTFKDAIYKIENEDLYLIATAEHPLAALHYKDELDKEELPIKLAGISPAFRKEAGAANKDLKGIFRVHQFHKVEQFIYCLPDDSWKYHKELLNNAEEIFQGLELPYRIINIASGDLGACAAKKYDLEVWMPAQAKFREMVSCSNCTDWQAYRMKIRYVDRKESKKGYVHTLNSTAVASTRTITAILENYQKSDGSVEIPKVLRKYLEPFKAAPKDYILPANKKP, encoded by the coding sequence ATGTCTTGGAGTTTATTAGAACTCATTAGAACAAAGCCAGAAGAACTTATAGCAAATCTAAAGAGAAGATATATAGATCCTTCAGTAGTAAACAAAGCCGTAGAATTAGATAAGAAATGGAGAGAAATCCTTCAACAAGTAGAAAAATTGAGGCATGAGCATAATGTTATAACTCAACAGATTCCTAGATTGCCACCTGAAGAGAGAAAAAAGAAAATTAAAGAAGCTAAAGAACTGTTAGCTCAATTACAACAAAAAGAAAAAGAACTTAAGGAAATAGAACAAGAAAGAGATGAGGTTCTTAAAAATTTACCTAATATTGTAACTGAAGATGTACCGCAAGGCCCAGACGATACGTATAGTGTACCAATAAAATTCTGGGGAAAATTTAGAGTTTATGAAAAAGATGTTGATGAATTTAAGAAACAACTAAATGGCGCCAGCGTTGAATATGAAACTATTCAGTGGAAACCAATAGGGCATGCAGACATGTTAGAAAATGTTCTGAAACTAGGCAACACTATTAAGGCATCTGAAGTAACCGGTTCTAGATTCTACTATTTATTTAACGATATAGTATGGTTGGATTTCTCTTTATTATTTTATGCGATAGATACACTAACCTCTAAAGGATATACTTTAGTACTTCCTCCTTATATGTTACGTGGAGAAATTATTTATTCAGTAATCGATATGGACACATTCAAAGACGCTATTTACAAAATAGAAAATGAAGATTTGTACTTAATAGCTACTGCCGAACATCCTTTAGCAGCTCTTCATTATAAGGACGAATTAGACAAGGAAGAACTACCTATAAAATTAGCTGGAATAAGTCCTGCATTTAGAAAAGAAGCAGGAGCTGCTAATAAAGATCTAAAAGGAATATTTAGAGTTCATCAATTTCATAAAGTAGAGCAATTTATATATTGCCTTCCAGATGATAGCTGGAAATATCATAAAGAATTATTAAATAATGCTGAAGAAATTTTTCAAGGATTAGAATTGCCATATAGAATTATTAATATAGCATCTGGTGATTTGGGTGCTTGCGCAGCAAAGAAATATGATCTAGAAGTATGGATGCCTGCTCAAGCTAAATTTAGAGAAATGGTTAGTTGTAGTAATTGTACTGATTGGCAAGCGTACAGGATGAAAATACGTTATGTAGATAGAAAAGAGAGCAAAAAGGGATATGTACATACTTTAAATAGCACAGCTGTAGCTAGTACTAGAACGATCACAGCTATTCTAGAAAATTATCAAAAATCAGACGGAAGTGTAGAGATTCCTAAAGTATTACGAAAATACCTAGAACCTTTCAAAGCAGCTCCAAAAGATTATATATTACCCGCAAATAAAAAGCCGTGA
- the hisI gene encoding phosphoribosyl-AMP cyclohydrolase yields the protein MDETLKLSNEEAEKIASMLNYRHEYFTIIAVLQDAKSNEVLMVGNMNKEAVIKSLTTGYAHFWSLSRKKIWLKGETSGNFQIIEDIRIDCDSDSIVLKVTSIGPVCHTGNRSCFYRGYKEFTQKTERNDNMLMRF from the coding sequence GTGGATGAAACGTTAAAGTTATCTAATGAAGAAGCAGAAAAGATAGCTTCTATGCTTAATTATAGGCATGAATATTTTACTATAATAGCTGTCCTTCAGGATGCTAAGTCAAACGAAGTATTAATGGTCGGTAATATGAATAAGGAAGCAGTAATAAAATCGCTAACTACTGGATATGCTCATTTTTGGTCATTAAGTAGAAAGAAAATATGGTTAAAGGGGGAAACAAGTGGAAATTTCCAAATTATCGAGGATATAAGAATAGATTGTGATAGTGATTCAATAGTGCTAAAAGTAACATCAATAGGACCAGTATGTCATACAGGGAACAGATCTTGCTTCTATAGAGGATATAAGGAATTTACCCAAAAAACAGAAAGAAATGATAATATGCTAATGAGATTTTGA
- the hisH gene encoding imidazole glycerol phosphate synthase subunit HisH, with protein MKAIVVNYGVGNLYSISSALKRTGFEVKIGNIENADLIVFPGVGSFSAVSKYINENENKLNDLRSNGVKFLGVCLGLQIMYEEGTEGGKNKGLGWFKGYVDKINANVKLPHIGWEKILIKNPSELTEDLDNRYAYFVHSYVAYTNENNVLMISHYGIDYPSIVYSEFAIGTQFHPEKSSDTGRIFFRNLTRWMKR; from the coding sequence ATGAAAGCTATAGTAGTTAACTATGGAGTAGGAAATCTATATAGTATATCATCTGCATTAAAAAGAACTGGTTTTGAAGTTAAAATAGGGAATATAGAGAACGCCGATCTTATAGTTTTTCCTGGGGTAGGATCATTTTCTGCAGTCTCTAAGTACATTAATGAAAATGAAAATAAATTGAATGATTTAAGATCTAATGGCGTAAAATTTCTAGGAGTCTGTTTAGGTTTACAAATAATGTACGAGGAAGGAACAGAGGGCGGTAAAAATAAGGGTTTAGGTTGGTTTAAGGGTTATGTAGATAAAATAAATGCTAATGTTAAGTTACCTCATATAGGTTGGGAAAAAATTCTTATTAAGAATCCTTCTGAACTAACTGAAGACCTGGATAACAGATATGCATATTTCGTTCATAGCTATGTAGCATATACAAACGAAAATAATGTTTTAATGATTAGTCATTATGGAATCGACTATCCTTCAATAGTATATAGCGAATTTGCTATAGGTACTCAATTTCACCCAGAAAAAAGTAGCGATACTGGTAGAATATTCTTTAGAAATCTAACTAGGTGGATGAAACGTTAA
- the hisE gene encoding phosphoribosyl-ATP diphosphatase — protein MSEILQDLYDIILDRINKMPKGSYTAEIVSKGKGYVARKVGEEAVETVVASLSEGKNRFLCESADLIYHLWVLMALEGIKPEDLYQELKRRMK, from the coding sequence ATGAGTGAGATTCTTCAAGACTTATATGATATAATTTTAGATAGGATCAATAAGATGCCAAAAGGTAGTTATACTGCAGAAATAGTATCTAAGGGAAAGGGATATGTAGCAAGAAAAGTAGGAGAGGAGGCCGTAGAAACTGTAGTAGCATCACTAAGTGAAGGAAAAAACAGATTCTTATGCGAGTCAGCAGATCTTATTTATCATCTTTGGGTTTTGATGGCTTTAGAAGGAATAAAACCCGAGGATTTGTATCAAGAATTAAAGAGGAGAATGAAATGA
- the hisD gene encoding histidinol dehydrogenase, producing MIEYILPKDRPISFISVLDKVRDIIAKVKEEGDKAIIDYTAKFDNYLLSDIKANQDEIKSQASLLDDNVRNAIDIIYDQLTDFHKSMMPPNSGGGKNGIEFGVVWKPIEKVGIYVPGGIKTYPSTLLMAGIPAKIAGVKEIYVATPKEKVDPAIAYISIRLNIRGIYKIGGAQAIAALAYGTESVKKVDKIVGPGNIYVQAAKYLVSENVGIDGIEGPTELVVIADDSANPENVALDLLAQGEHGKTSFLVLISTSEFLVNRIKSMLPNEGNFYIIKVNNIDEAIQIANDIAPEHLSIATSSPLQLLSKISNAGAITLGNTPPALIDYCAGPDHILPTNGWARFKGGITVFDFLKPLSYVISEKPEKNLIKAAMILANYEGFNFHSKSIGARYE from the coding sequence ATGATAGAGTATATATTACCTAAAGACAGACCCATATCGTTTATTTCTGTATTAGATAAAGTAAGGGACATAATTGCAAAAGTTAAAGAAGAGGGAGATAAAGCAATTATTGATTATACAGCTAAATTCGATAATTATCTATTATCGGATATTAAGGCTAATCAAGACGAAATCAAATCTCAAGCATCCTTATTGGATGATAATGTTAGAAATGCTATAGATATCATTTATGATCAGTTAACAGATTTTCATAAAAGTATGATGCCTCCTAATTCTGGGGGAGGTAAAAACGGAATAGAGTTTGGAGTAGTTTGGAAACCAATAGAAAAAGTTGGTATTTATGTTCCAGGAGGAATAAAGACTTATCCCTCTACTTTACTTATGGCCGGAATTCCTGCCAAGATTGCAGGCGTTAAGGAAATATATGTTGCTACTCCTAAAGAAAAAGTAGACCCTGCAATAGCATATATTTCAATTAGATTAAATATTAGGGGCATATATAAGATAGGAGGCGCTCAAGCTATAGCTGCTCTTGCATACGGAACTGAAAGCGTAAAAAAAGTTGATAAAATAGTAGGTCCAGGCAATATATATGTACAAGCCGCAAAATATCTTGTAAGTGAGAATGTAGGTATAGATGGAATAGAAGGGCCAACAGAATTGGTAGTTATTGCAGATGATTCTGCTAATCCAGAAAATGTAGCTTTAGATCTTCTGGCACAAGGAGAGCACGGGAAAACATCATTTTTAGTTTTAATCTCAACTTCAGAATTTTTGGTAAATAGAATTAAATCAATGTTACCTAATGAAGGTAACTTCTATATAATCAAAGTGAACAATATAGATGAGGCTATACAAATTGCAAATGATATAGCCCCAGAGCACTTATCAATTGCTACTTCATCTCCTTTACAACTTTTAAGTAAAATTAGTAATGCTGGAGCAATAACACTAGGCAATACACCACCAGCATTAATAGACTATTGCGCTGGTCCAGATCATATTTTACCCACAAATGGCTGGGCAAGATTTAAAGGAGGAATAACAGTCTTTGATTTCCTTAAACCGTTATCTTATGTTATTTCAGAGAAGCCAGAAAAAAATCTAATTAAAGCTGCTATGATATTGGCTAATTATGAAGGCTTCAATTTTCATTCTAAAAGTATAGGTGCTAGATATGAGTGA
- the hisF gene encoding imidazole glycerol phosphate synthase subunit HisF: MTTKRIIACLDVKNGKVVKGTNFLNLKNKGDPVELASRYEDEGADEIVFLDISATIEGRTTLLKVVRDTASVLSIPLTVGGGIRSIEDISRTLSSGADKVSINTAAVENKLLITQGSNEFGAQAIVVAIDAKKINSSWLVYTKSGTYNTGINVQTWAKEIERLGAGEILLTSIDQDGTRKGYDLDLTKLIVDSVNIPVIASGGAGKLEDFYDVFNYSNADAALAAGIFHDGVIKISELKTYLKSKGVDVRI, translated from the coding sequence ATGACTACAAAACGCATCATAGCTTGTCTTGATGTAAAGAACGGAAAAGTCGTAAAAGGTACTAATTTTCTAAATCTAAAGAATAAAGGCGATCCAGTAGAGTTAGCATCTAGATATGAGGATGAAGGAGCAGACGAGATAGTATTTCTTGATATTTCAGCTACTATAGAAGGCAGAACTACACTATTGAAAGTAGTTAGAGACACTGCTAGCGTGTTATCTATACCATTGACAGTAGGTGGCGGTATTAGATCAATAGAAGATATCTCAAGAACTTTATCATCTGGTGCAGATAAAGTTAGTATAAATACAGCAGCAGTTGAAAATAAACTCCTAATTACTCAAGGATCTAATGAATTTGGTGCGCAAGCCATAGTTGTGGCAATAGACGCAAAAAAAATCAATAGTTCATGGCTTGTTTATACAAAATCTGGTACCTACAATACTGGAATTAATGTCCAAACATGGGCTAAAGAAATAGAAAGACTAGGTGCAGGAGAGATATTACTTACAAGCATAGACCAAGACGGTACTAGAAAAGGATATGATTTAGATCTTACTAAATTAATAGTAGATTCAGTAAATATACCGGTTATAGCTAGTGGAGGAGCAGGCAAATTAGAAGATTTCTATGACGTATTTAATTATTCTAATGCTGATGCTGCATTGGCCGCAGGTATATTTCATGATGGTGTAATAAAGATATCAGAGCTTAAGACTTATTTAAAATCTAAAGGAGTTGATGTTAGGATATGA
- the hisBd gene encoding imidazoleglycerol-phosphate dehydratase, producing MSRYSRILRETKETRIELELDIDNPGNIEIKTPVPFFNHMLNTLLFFMRSSGKIIAEDKQNYDDHHVIEDTAITLGLAVKEALGNKDGIKRFSSNIIPMDEALVMIAIDISSRGSSYVDLKLKREQIGGFSTENVSHFFGSLAQNAGITLHLMQIKGENDHHIIEASFKALGISLYEATRIVYSGTNSTKGIL from the coding sequence ATGTCTAGATATTCAAGGATTTTAAGAGAAACGAAGGAGACTAGAATTGAACTCGAATTAGATATAGATAATCCTGGCAACATTGAAATAAAAACTCCTGTTCCTTTCTTTAATCATATGTTAAATACTTTGCTATTTTTCATGCGATCTTCTGGAAAAATAATAGCTGAAGACAAACAAAACTATGACGATCACCATGTAATAGAAGATACGGCAATAACATTAGGTCTTGCTGTAAAAGAGGCTCTAGGCAATAAGGATGGTATAAAGAGATTTAGTAGTAACATAATTCCCATGGATGAGGCGTTAGTAATGATTGCAATAGACATTTCTAGTAGAGGATCATCATATGTAGATTTAAAACTGAAAAGAGAACAAATAGGTGGATTCTCGACTGAAAATGTAAGTCATTTCTTTGGTTCTTTAGCTCAAAATGCTGGCATTACTTTGCATTTGATGCAAATTAAAGGTGAAAATGATCACCATATAATAGAAGCTTCATTTAAGGCATTAGGAATTTCTTTATATGAAGCAACTAGAATTGTGTACAGTGGAACAAATAGTACTAAGGGAATACTATGA
- the hisA gene encoding 1-(5-phosphoribosyl)-5-((5-phosphoribosylamino)methylideneamino)imidazole-4-carboxamide isomerase yields MIVVPSIDISEGKVVKRIRGKRGSGLILGNPLDIAYRIYSDGYNYVHIVDLDAAEGVGSNEDIIRNIVKIGFDNVEVGGGIRDLNKAKRLISYGISFLVVSTIIFTDKTLFDQIIKEVGRDKIISSLDYCNNIIYIKGWKEKSISLNEGIDTIKDTYGTIFTNICNEGTKSGIDKTLGKYILDLHNMKGYAGGIGNIKDLTDLKELGFDFAIVGMSFYSGILRGIKYV; encoded by the coding sequence ATGATAGTAGTACCTAGCATAGACATTAGCGAAGGAAAAGTCGTAAAAAGAATTAGGGGAAAAAGAGGATCTGGTCTTATATTAGGTAATCCGTTAGATATAGCTTATAGGATATACAGCGATGGATATAATTATGTGCATATAGTAGATTTAGACGCTGCAGAAGGCGTAGGTTCAAATGAGGATATAATAAGAAATATAGTGAAAATTGGATTTGACAATGTAGAGGTAGGTGGAGGAATAAGAGATTTAAATAAAGCTAAAAGGCTTATAAGTTATGGTATTTCGTTTTTAGTTGTATCTACTATAATTTTCACAGATAAGACTCTTTTTGATCAAATTATAAAGGAAGTAGGACGTGATAAAATAATATCATCCTTAGATTATTGTAATAACATAATTTATATAAAAGGATGGAAAGAAAAGTCCATTTCTTTAAATGAAGGAATAGATACAATTAAAGATACTTACGGAACTATATTTACCAACATATGCAATGAAGGAACTAAAAGCGGAATTGATAAGACTTTAGGCAAATATATTTTAGACCTTCATAATATGAAAGGTTATGCAGGGGGCATAGGCAATATTAAAGATCTAACAGACCTTAAAGAATTAGGTTTTGATTTTGCAATAGTAGGTATGTCTTTTTATTCTGGCATATTAAGAGGTATTAAATATGTCTAG